The following DNA comes from Fibrobacter sp..
GTTCGAGGAAAAATCGGCCTTGAAATTTCCCTTTCCGGAGGGAAGGCGGTTTGTCCTGACCCATGATTCATCCTTTTGCCCTAAGATAGAGGGGGTGGGCTGCGGCCTTCTTGGGGCTGTGAACCTCCCGAATTCCAGGGAAACCTATTGGCGGACCTGGGTGGGGCGTCGGGACGGGGCGTTAATTTGTCATGACTCAGTTTTGGTGCCGAGTCCTAAGGCAGGGAAGTCTCTTCAGCGGTTGAAGGAAACGGACCGTTGGGAGGTGACGGAACCAACCTTTGGAGAGGCGAGCCCCCTGTATGAATTGGGGGTGAAGGACTGTGGGTTGGATCCGCTGACGGCAACGGGCGAATGGAGCCTGCGTTTTTCCATGTCGGGGTGCGACTCGTCCCTGATTCAATATAGGGTGGAGGACTTGTTTAAGGGAACGACTTGGCAAGATTCTTCCGTAATTAAACCGTTTTTGCAGGTGGAGGATGCGAAGGGTATGGCTTTGCGGGTAACGGCAAACCTTCCGAGGGATGAATCTTCCTTCAATGACACTTTGGATACCTTGCTTGTTTTGCCCGGCTCTTCGCCAATTGTAATTTCCGAGGTTCACCATTGTCCCCAGGAACCGGAGCCCGAATGGGTGGAGGTTTACAATCGTACAGGCCGCTCCTTGGCGCTTCAAAAGTTTCGCTTTTGCGATAGGGGAGGCTTGTGGGGAAAATCGGCTGCTGATTCCATAGCTCCATTCCAGTCCTTCATTTTCACGAAAGATTCCTCGGGGTTGCGAGAAATTCTCGGCTATAGGGATGCCCGCCTGGTTCAGTTGTCCATGGGCTATTTGAACAACGCCTCGGGAAGCATCAGCCTTTGTTATGGGGATGTTGTCCTTGATTCTGTTTCCTGGGACAAGTCTACGGTTTCCTGCCCATTGGGGTTTAGTCCCATTACGGGAAAGTCGGAATATACCCCAGGCTTTCAACGGTCCGCCCAGAACTCATCGTCTCAACAAAACGGAATTCCTTTTACATACAAATTATCATCAAGGATTGTCCGTCGGAACGGCTCTTTGAGGGTTTATGTGGAAAGTGAAAATTCTGTAGAATTGAAATTGCTGGATTCCGCGGGACATGTCCAATGGACTCAAGTTGCTCCGGCAAGATCCAATGCCTGGTGGAATGTTCCTTTAAGAGGCTTGCCTCGGACGGGGGTGGCCTACATCTCTCTTAAATCGGGTTCCTTTGAAAATCTGGTGGGATTCGTTTTGCGTCCATAGGGGAGGTTTTATGTCTTGTTTTGTAAGAATCTTGCTCTTGTGCGCCTTCTTGTGTGACGTGGCTTTATCGGCGGAAAGTCCCTTGGCTTTGACGGGTTTGCCTTGCTACGAGTCTTCTCCTGCAAGGAAATCTGCTCCTGGAATCGGCCTTTCTTTTACTTCCTTTATAAATACGGAAGAGTATGATTTTGAATCTTCGGGGGAGCTGGAATTCAAAAATCATCGCGGAGCGTTTCTTGTTGATTTTCACCGGCTGGACTCGGTTTACCAACGGATTTATTCAGAATTGGAATGGGGTTATCCTTTTTCCCGTGTAATCGCTGGCTTTGGATATGGGGTTTCCTTGGAATGGATTCCTGGGCAAACTCTTTGGACCCGCCATCGCTACAAGGTGGGCTTGTCCTTTGAATGGAACCGGATGTACATTGGAGGGATGGCTAGCGGATGGTTTGATGACATGAAAAGAATCGATTTTCTTGTGGGGGGCGGATTTTCCGCTTCGGGTAGTTTCAGCATGTTCTATTCTTGGGACGGAAAAAATATCAATGTGGGAACCACGGTGGATGTTCATGGTGTTTCTTTGGCATCCGGGTTTCGTTTTCCTGGCTTCGGCGTGGCTTTGGCCTTGGATTTTTCATTAAGCCAGTGGAAGTTTGGTTGCGATTATGTTTTTGCCAATGAAAGACGCGATCTGTTTGGGGTAGGCTTGTCCAAAAGTTTAAAGAAAAAGACTATCTTGTAGGTAAGCTTTTTGGGACGTTATGCAATTATCTCCTAGTGTTCTGGCAGTAGTCTTGTTTATAGGGTTTGCCCTCGTG
Coding sequences within:
- a CDS encoding lamin tail domain-containing protein — encoded protein: MLEIIAALACPMLVEVLADPVDVSDSQGEFVEIRLPDEGRAAFDSLFIQFEEKSALKFPFPEGRRFVLTHDSSFCPKIEGVGCGLLGAVNLPNSRETYWRTWVGRRDGALICHDSVLVPSPKAGKSLQRLKETDRWEVTEPTFGEASPLYELGVKDCGLDPLTATGEWSLRFSMSGCDSSLIQYRVEDLFKGTTWQDSSVIKPFLQVEDAKGMALRVTANLPRDESSFNDTLDTLLVLPGSSPIVISEVHHCPQEPEPEWVEVYNRTGRSLALQKFRFCDRGGLWGKSAADSIAPFQSFIFTKDSSGLREILGYRDARLVQLSMGYLNNASGSISLCYGDVVLDSVSWDKSTVSCPLGFSPITGKSEYTPGFQRSAQNSSSQQNGIPFTYKLSSRIVRRNGSLRVYVESENSVELKLLDSAGHVQWTQVAPARSNAWWNVPLRGLPRTGVAYISLKSGSFENLVGFVLRP